A single genomic interval of Lathyrus oleraceus cultivar Zhongwan6 chromosome 7, CAAS_Psat_ZW6_1.0, whole genome shotgun sequence harbors:
- the LOC127101204 gene encoding uncharacterized protein LOC127101204 isoform X1 produces MVIMVGGGLKAAMLMSSSLSHVRPLTCASSSRLVSHPHDLVKWVKREGGFVHRAVKIAQPDSGGLGLGLGLVAKEEIPIGTDLIVLPQHLPLHFTSFHQDQKNDENSVLLQLSSHVPDELWAMKLGLKLLHERAKHGSFWWPYISNLPETYTLPIFFPGEDIKNLQYAPILHQVNKRCRFLLDFEKQVKRALVGVTPDKHPFGGQEVDASSLGWAMSAVSSRAFKLHGNKNSNGINFDIPMMLPLIDMCNHSFNPNARIVQEQETGSTDMRVKVVAEKVIREDDPLLLCYGCLNNDLFLLDYGFVIQSNPYDCIELRYDGALLEAASTAAGVSSPNFSTPAPWQELILSQLNLAGEAPDLKVSIGGQEIIEGRLLAALRVLLASDMETVQKYDLSTLKSVDAEAPLGVAIDIAVFRTLIALCVVALGHFPTKLMDDESLLKQGASGSTELAIHFRIQKKSIIIDVMKNLARKVKVLSSNETATAEG; encoded by the exons ATGGTTATTATGGTTGGCGGTGGTTTGAAGGCGGCGATGTTAATGTCGTCGTCGTTGAGTCACGTGCGTCCTCTAACATGCGCTTCGTCGTCGCGATTAGTGTCGCATCCACACGACCTTGTGAAATGGGTAAAAAGAGAAGGTGGTTTCGTTCACCGTGCGGTGAAGATAGCGCAACCCGATTCCGGTGGTTTAGGGTTAGGGTTAGGGTTAGTGGCTAAAGAAGAAATTCCGATTGGTACTGACCTAATTGTTCTTCCTCAGCATCTTCCTTTGCATTTCACGTCTTTTCATCAGGATCAGAAGAATGATGAGAACTCTGTTCTTCTTCAATTGAGCTCACATGTTCCTG ATGAATTATGGGCAATGAAACTGGGTTTGAAGCTTCTCCATGAAAGGGCAAAACATGGATCTTTTTGGTGGCCATATATCAGTAATCTCCCAGAAACTTACACTCTTCCGATCTTCTTTCCTGGGGAAGATATCAAGAATTTGCAGTATGCTCCGATTCTTCACCAG GTAAACAAAAGATGCCGATTTCTTCTTGATTTTGAGAAACAAGTCAAGCGTGCGCTAGTTGGTGTTACACCAGATAAGCATCCTTTTGGTGGTCAAGAAGTAGATGCTTCGTCTCTGGGATGGGCAATGTCAGCAGTTTCATCTAGAGCATTCAAGTTACATGGTAACAAGAATTCAAATGGGATAAACTTTGATATACCGATGATGCTCCCTCTAATTGACATGTGTAATCATAGTTTCAATCCAAATGCTAGAATTGTTCAGGAGCAAGAAACTGGTAGCACAGACATGCGTGTGAAG GTTGTGGCTGAGAAAGTCATCAGGGAAGATGATCCTTTATTACTCTGCTACGGATGTTTAAACAATGATCTTTTCCTTCTTGATTACGGATTCGTGATACAATCAAACCCTTATGACTGTATCGAGCTCAGATATGATGGTGCTCTTTTGGAGGCGGCAAGCACGGCAGCTGGAGTTTCTTCACCAAATTTCTCCACACCTGCTCCATGGCAGGAACTTATTTTATCACAGCTGAATCTAGCTGGAGAAGCTCCTGATCTCAAG GTGAGCATAGGTGGTCAAGAAATAATCGAAGGTCGTTTATTGGCCGCACTGAGAGTCCTCCTTGCAAGTGATATGGAAACTGTACAAAAGTATGACCTCAGCACACTCAAGTCTGTAGATGCTGAGGCTCCACTTGGTGTTGCGATTGACATTGCTGTATTTCGTACTTTGATCGCTCTATGTGTCGTTGCATTGGGACACTTTCCCACCAAATTAATGGATGATGAATCCTTATTGAAGCAGGGTGCTTCTGGTTCAACAGAGTTAGCCATTCATTTCAGAATCCAAAAGAAATCTATAATTATAGATGTGATGAAAAACCTTGCTAGGAAGGTAAAGGTTCTTTCATCAAATGAGACAGCTACTGCTGAAGGCTAA
- the LOC127101204 gene encoding uncharacterized protein LOC127101204 isoform X2, giving the protein MFLLLTDELWAMKLGLKLLHERAKHGSFWWPYISNLPETYTLPIFFPGEDIKNLQYAPILHQVNKRCRFLLDFEKQVKRALVGVTPDKHPFGGQEVDASSLGWAMSAVSSRAFKLHGNKNSNGINFDIPMMLPLIDMCNHSFNPNARIVQEQETGSTDMRVKVVAEKVIREDDPLLLCYGCLNNDLFLLDYGFVIQSNPYDCIELRYDGALLEAASTAAGVSSPNFSTPAPWQELILSQLNLAGEAPDLKVSIGGQEIIEGRLLAALRVLLASDMETVQKYDLSTLKSVDAEAPLGVAIDIAVFRTLIALCVVALGHFPTKLMDDESLLKQGASGSTELAIHFRIQKKSIIIDVMKNLARKVKVLSSNETATAEG; this is encoded by the exons ATGTTCCTG CTTTTGACAGATGAATTATGGGCAATGAAACTGGGTTTGAAGCTTCTCCATGAAAGGGCAAAACATGGATCTTTTTGGTGGCCATATATCAGTAATCTCCCAGAAACTTACACTCTTCCGATCTTCTTTCCTGGGGAAGATATCAAGAATTTGCAGTATGCTCCGATTCTTCACCAG GTAAACAAAAGATGCCGATTTCTTCTTGATTTTGAGAAACAAGTCAAGCGTGCGCTAGTTGGTGTTACACCAGATAAGCATCCTTTTGGTGGTCAAGAAGTAGATGCTTCGTCTCTGGGATGGGCAATGTCAGCAGTTTCATCTAGAGCATTCAAGTTACATGGTAACAAGAATTCAAATGGGATAAACTTTGATATACCGATGATGCTCCCTCTAATTGACATGTGTAATCATAGTTTCAATCCAAATGCTAGAATTGTTCAGGAGCAAGAAACTGGTAGCACAGACATGCGTGTGAAG GTTGTGGCTGAGAAAGTCATCAGGGAAGATGATCCTTTATTACTCTGCTACGGATGTTTAAACAATGATCTTTTCCTTCTTGATTACGGATTCGTGATACAATCAAACCCTTATGACTGTATCGAGCTCAGATATGATGGTGCTCTTTTGGAGGCGGCAAGCACGGCAGCTGGAGTTTCTTCACCAAATTTCTCCACACCTGCTCCATGGCAGGAACTTATTTTATCACAGCTGAATCTAGCTGGAGAAGCTCCTGATCTCAAG GTGAGCATAGGTGGTCAAGAAATAATCGAAGGTCGTTTATTGGCCGCACTGAGAGTCCTCCTTGCAAGTGATATGGAAACTGTACAAAAGTATGACCTCAGCACACTCAAGTCTGTAGATGCTGAGGCTCCACTTGGTGTTGCGATTGACATTGCTGTATTTCGTACTTTGATCGCTCTATGTGTCGTTGCATTGGGACACTTTCCCACCAAATTAATGGATGATGAATCCTTATTGAAGCAGGGTGCTTCTGGTTCAACAGAGTTAGCCATTCATTTCAGAATCCAAAAGAAATCTATAATTATAGATGTGATGAAAAACCTTGCTAGGAAGGTAAAGGTTCTTTCATCAAATGAGACAGCTACTGCTGAAGGCTAA
- the LOC127101740 gene encoding uncharacterized protein LOC127101740, with protein MAADPPPVERLLGDYGGANAPPGRMTIVNQPVNVAHFQLHPSTIRQLERRPFAGKINEDANKHLQRFLTMTTSLKIEGHSEEAKKLVMFPFTLSEDAEEWFYSLPAGSITTWQQMETTFLNEYFPASVYIRKRYDIVNFKQKEGESLGDAYKRFKRLLNFVNGLRLKTKQLIDTAAGGSTNFTTATGIKKIIEAIAANEHLELYDRSVSQPEGIIDLKLANQVVKMEDQIAAEVERRLKKMAIDTQTVAQVQQVQPTHTSNCEICGGPHLTVHCVATAQQIEEIKFLRQNNPYSNTYNPGWKNHPNFSWKDQQGNVQQQPHQQQFQQQVPRKADWELAIEKMAAQSSKFQEETRSNLKNTSASIKNLEIQMSQIAQQLAGSPQQGVLPSSTVTNPRENYHVNAVTTRNGKSKEIPEKNSEEEDLLLEVDLEIKENEVANKEVTHDERVVKDKVIDQKPAVKLPFPTRNKKKGQHEKNFEKFLEMFKKLELNIPFLEALEQMPTYAKFMKDIISKKRTIETNPIILTETCNAILQGMKVPVKKKDRGSLTIPCAIGDRSFKKALIDLGASVSLMPLSIYKKLGIDEEIPIILGRPFLETGRCLIDMEEGTMTLKVYDEELKIDVRNTMEYKDDVATSQHIEIIDQICEKKNCLTTQKSPLERVLSLSIFNEEEIVDEKDMEVVAMMEASPPFKGYRHNRWEDLRQPLVEEKKDEQKKGTELKQLPESLKYVFLDT; from the exons ATGGCAGCTGACCCACCTCCTGTGGAGAGACTATTAGGTGATTACGGGGGAGCAAATGCCCCGCCTGGAAGGATGACAATCGTGAATCAACCAGTCAATGTTGCCCACTTTCAACTTCACCCCTCAACGATACGGCAACTAGAAAGGAGACCTTTCGCAGGAAAAATTAacgaagatgccaacaagcatttgcaaaggtttctgactatgactacgTCGTTAAAGATTGAGGGACATTCTGAGGAAGCTAAGAAGCTGGTCATGTTTCCGTTTACATTGTCAGAAGATgctgaagagtggttctactcttTACCTGCTGGAAGCATCACAACTTGGCAACAGATGGAGACAACTTTTCTCAACGAGTACTTTCCGGCCTCTGTGTACATCCGAAAGAGGTACGACATagtgaattttaaacagaaggaaggagagtcactTGGAGATGCGTATAAGAGGTTcaaacgattgttg aattttgtaaatGGTCTTCGGctgaagactaagcaactcattgacacagcagctggtggctcaacCAATTTTACAACAGCCACTGGTATTAAAAAGATTATCGAAGCCATTGCAGCCAATGAGCACCTGGAGTTGTATGACCGCAGTGTTAGTCAACCCGAAGggataattgacctgaaattGGCAAACCAAGtggtgaagatggaagatcaaatagCAGCTGAAGTAGAAAGGAGACTGAAGAAGATGGCTATTGATACCCAAACTGTTGCACAGGTTCAACAGGTTCAACCAACTCACACTAGTAATTGCGAAATTTGTGGAGGACCTCATCTTACCGTACATTGCGTTGCTACCGCACAACAAATTGAGGAGATCAAGTTTCTTAGGCAGAACAACCCTTATTCaaacacatacaatccgggttggaaaaaccatcctaattTCTCATGGAAGGATCAACAAGGAAATGTGCAACAACAACCGCATCAACAACAGTTTCAGCAACAGGTACCAAGAAAAGCTGATTGGGAGCTTGCCATTGAGAAGATGGCCGCTCAAAGCTCTAAATTTCAAGAAGAGACTCGGAGTAATTTAAAGAACACAAGTGCTTCAATTAAGAATCTTGAAATCCAGATGAGTCAGATAGCCCAACAACTAGCGGGCTCTCCACAACAGGGAGTTTTACCAAGTTCTACGGTTACTAATCCAAGAGAAAATTATCATGTGAATGCGGTGACCACCAGGAACGGTAAGTCAAAAGAAATACCTGAGAAGAATTCTGAAGAAGAAGACCTATTGCTTGAAGTTGATCTAGagataaaagaaaatgaggttgcAAATAAAGAGGTCACTCATGATGAACGAGTGGTTAAAGATAAAGTGATTGATCAAAAACCGGCCGTCAAACTGCCATTCccaacaagaaataagaagaaagggcagcatgagaaaaactttgagaagttCTTGGAAATGTTTAAAAAGCTTGAGCTAAACATTCCTTTCTTGGAGGCGCTTGAGCAAATGCCTACCTACGcaaagttcatgaaagacatcatctcgAAGAAGCGGACCATAGAAACTAACCCGATTATTCTAACGGAAACTTGTAATGCcattttgcagggtatgaaggTTCCGGTGAAAAAGAAGGATCGAGGTTCTCTGACCATTCCGTGTGCCATTGGAGATAGATCCTTCAAGAAAGCTCTAATTGATTTGGGAGCGAGTGTAAGTCTGATGCCGCTGTCTATCTATAAGAAGTTGGGGATAG atgaagagataccaaTCATTTTGGGGAGACCATTTTTAGAGACCGGGAGATGTTTGATCGACATGGAAGAAGGCACGATGACTTTGAAAGtgtatgatgaagagttaaaaattgatgtGCGAAACACCATGGAGTACAAGGATGATGTTGCCACTAGTCAACATATTGAGATAATTGATCAAATATGTGAGAAGAAAAATTGCTTGACAACACAAAAATCacctttggaaagagtgttgagtTTATCAATTTTTAACGAAGAGGAAATAGTTGACGAGAAAGATATGGAAGTAGTAGCCATGATGGAAGCATCACCACCTTTCAAAGGTTATCGACACAaccggtgggaagatttaagGCAGCCCTTAGTGGAAGAAAAGAAAGATGAACAAAAGAAGGGGACCGAATTGAAACAACTACCGGAAAGCCTCAAATATGTATTCCTAGACACATAG